From Terriglobales bacterium:
TTCCACTTTGAAGCCGAACGATTCGCACGTTCCTTGCAGGAAGTAACCATTGCCCGCCGAGCATTGGGTGTTGAGCTTGAAATCTTTTACCCGGCCGTCTTTAAGGACGATGATCTTGATGTCCTGACCGCCGACATCGCAGATCACATCAGCATCGGGATAGAAGTGCAACGCCGCCTGTGTGTGCGCAACCGTCTCGACCAGCGCTACGTCCGCCCCGACGGCGTCTTTCAAAATGTCTTTAGCGTAGCCGGTCGTACCCACACCCATGATTCGCAGGGTGGCCCCCTGGTCGCTCACCTGCTTCGCAACTTTGGCGACAACCTCTTGAGTGTCCTCGATCGGATTACCGTGCGAGAGCTGATAAGTCTTGCAAAGAACGTTGCGGTCCTTATCCACCAGCACAGCTTTTGTTGACGTTGAGCCGCCGTCAATTCCGAGGAATCCTTCGACTACCTGCCCTGGTTCAAACGTTGCCGGCACAAACTTTTTCTTGGCGTACTTGGTTTTGAACGCAGTAAGCTCGGCGTCATCTTTGGCTAAGGCCTGCCCGCCGCCCTTTTTGGCCTTTTCGATTGCGCGGCCTTCAGTGATGTACCACTCCAGCTTCTCGTAGCCTTGGTAAACGCCAATGCCGGGGTCTTCCTGCTTGCCGAACTCCACCGCACCGATGCAGGCAAAATATTGAGCATTGTCTGGCGTGCGAACCAACTCTTCCGGATCCACGCCCTCGGGCAGCGGATAATTCCGCTCTTCCCAGATCTTGGGGATGTTCGCTTTCCAGCAATCCCTCATGCCCTTGATGTAGCAATTCGGACCGCCGAGCAGCAGCACAACCGGACGCAGCGTATTGCCGCGGGTAAGCACCGAAAGGTTCTGCTGCACGATGGACTCGAACAGCGACGCCATCAGCTCGGGTGGCGGAACGCCTTGCTTCTGCAGGCCGTTGATATCGGTTTCGGCGAAGACGCCGCACTTGCCCGCCACGGGATGCAGCTTCAGGCCCTCATAGCCCATCTGGCAGAGCTGATCGGAGGGAATACGCAGCTTGGCGTTGATCTTGTCGATCACCGCGCCGGTTCCGCCCGCGCACTTGTCGTTCATGGAAGGCAGCTTTTTCTTTTTGCCGGTCTCGGGGTCTTCCTTGAAGATGATGATCTTGGCGTCCTGCCCGCCGAGTTCGATCACCGAGCCGCATTCGGGATAGAGTTTTTCTACCGCCAGTGACACCGCGTTCACTTCCTGCACGAATTTGGCGCCAATGTGCTTGGCAATGCCCGAGCCGCCCGAGCCGGTGATGAAGACGCGGTAATTCTCAAACGGCGTTGCCGGAAGGTCAGCCGCGATCGCCTTCAACATCTCGATCGCCTTCTCCGGCTGCTTGGTCTCGTGCCGCTGATAGTCCGCCCAAAGAATGGCGTCAGTGTCGCCGTCGATCACCACGACTTTTACCGTGGTGGAACCTACGTCAACGCCCATCCAGAGCAGGTCGTATTTCTTCTGCGGATCCGCTTTTTCGGTGATTCCTGGCATCGGTCTCCTAACCCAAACAGCAAAAACCTTTAATCACAAAGGACGCGAAGGTTCACGAAGCTAACGTACAGTCCAATTTGCTTCGCCGCGGCTTCAGTGCGCTTCCACGTGATACGGAACCTTGGTGCCCATCTTCTCGGCTACATCAATGGCAAAATTCGCTGCAGTCCCAATCACGCCTTTGTATTTCGGCACTTGATAGAGTGCCGCCGAAAGCTCCGGATTCTGCGCTACGTATTCCCTTAGCTCGTCAGCGCTCTTGCCGATCTTCTGCAACACGTCCTTGAATTCCAGCTTGGCTTTGGCTTTGGCCTCGCCCAGCGCCATTTGGACGCGGCTGTGAGCGTTGATCTCGCCTTCGCCGGAGGTTTCGATCGGCAGGAAGATCATGTCTTTGTAATGCGCAACCACGGCCGACTGTGCACCGTCAGATTGCGTGGAAGGCATGCAGCCGAACGGCTTCAGCGATAGCACCATGTGCGCCAGTTCTTTATTAGTGTAGTAAATGTTCTTGGCGACCTCCAGGTGGCCCTCGCCGCCTTCTGCGCGGGTGTTGTAGTAAGGATGTCCCACGCGCTGCAGTTCGTATTGGTTGACAAGCTTGTGCCCTGTCCCGCCGAGCGCCTCCACGATCTTGTGGTACTCGCGGGCAAAGATCATCTCCGCAGCCTTCAGTTTCATCAGCTTGTTGCGGTAAGTCCATTCAATCTTGGCGTGCTTATCCAAGCGCCAGCCGGCGGGCATCACCGCACCTTCCTCCAGCCCGCGCCGGTCTTTGGTCTTCTGGATCGCCTGATGGATGAGGTAATTGATCCAGGTTGCGATGGACTCGACAATGACCTGTGCGCCTTCACGGTTGAGGAAAGCGAACATGTTGAAATTGCCGTCGCCTTCGGTAGTCTGAGCCCAGAATTCGCCGGTGATCTTCACGATCGGCTTCACTTTAAGCCGATCCACTTTGATCGAGTTAAACCGGTCGCGAACGTGATTCAGCGCCTGCACGTAATCATCGCTGTAGAGCTGCTCCAGGAATTTGCCCAGATACTCGACAGTTCCCTTCATCGGCAGCATGCCCGCAACTTTGCCTAGACGTTCTTCAACCGTCCACGGTGACTTCTTCCGAAGCACTTCATACATGTAGTCCACAACTTCGTCGAGCACTGCATCGGTTTCGCCGGCGTTCACCTCAAAGGCGCGAATCTGATGCGCGACTTCATTGATCACGTCTCCCATGTTCATGCCGTTGAGCATGTTCAAGAAGAAGTCCAGATTCATTTCCAAACCGGCTTCTGCTTCGGCCTGGTTGAGCCCGCCCGACTGCTGGAACAACATGACGCGGAATCCGTCAAAGCCGGCATTGCGGAGGGCGAGCCGGTACTCAGCCTCATACATGCCGAAGCGGCAGGGCCCGCACGCGCCCGCGGTCAGGAAGACGTAGTTATTGATCAGGTCTTCGCGCTTTTGGCCAGCTTCTTCCAACTGTTGCAGATACTGCACCAGGTTGCCGACAGTGAAATATGTGGGATTGCACTGCCCGTTGTTGCCGTACTCTTTGCCCAGCTGGAACGCCTTCACGTTCGGCGTTGGCACGACTTCGCACTTGTATCCCAAGCCTTCCAAGGCACCCTGTACTAGTTTTTCGTGCTTCCAAGTCAGGCCACCAAAAAGCAGCGTGGTCCGAGGCCGCTGATCGGCTGTGAAGGCATGTTCAATCGGCTTATGGAAATTGTGCGTCTGCTTGTGCACAATGCCAGCTTCCTTTTCCAGCCGGGCACGCTCTTCCGCCACGCGTTGGCGAATCATTTCCTCAACCGTCGAGATCTGGATAAGTCCGCTGTTGTTCACAGGATGCGTCGAAGTGCTCATCGCTTCACCTTCATTTCGTGGCTTGGGGTGGAAGTTCTGTTCGCTAACGGAT
This genomic window contains:
- a CDS encoding BadF/BadG/BcrA/BcrD ATPase family protein; translation: MPGITEKADPQKKYDLLWMGVDVGSTTVKVVVIDGDTDAILWADYQRHETKQPEKAIEMLKAIAADLPATPFENYRVFITGSGGSGIAKHIGAKFVQEVNAVSLAVEKLYPECGSVIELGGQDAKIIIFKEDPETGKKKKLPSMNDKCAGGTGAVIDKINAKLRIPSDQLCQMGYEGLKLHPVAGKCGVFAETDINGLQKQGVPPPELMASLFESIVQQNLSVLTRGNTLRPVVLLLGGPNCYIKGMRDCWKANIPKIWEERNYPLPEGVDPEELVRTPDNAQYFACIGAVEFGKQEDPGIGVYQGYEKLEWYITEGRAIEKAKKGGGQALAKDDAELTAFKTKYAKKKFVPATFEPGQVVEGFLGIDGGSTSTKAVLVDKDRNVLCKTYQLSHGNPIEDTQEVVAKVAKQVSDQGATLRIMGVGTTGYAKDILKDAVGADVALVETVAHTQAALHFYPDADVICDVGGQDIKIIVLKDGRVKDFKLNTQCSAGNGYFLQGTCESFGFKVE